The genomic interval TTAATCTTGGGGGTTTGGGTCATGTTTTTgtctgaatcttttttttttttaattcccaaGACACATTGTTAAAGGGATTGTTTCTATATTCAGTCATTGATATTTGAGTTATCTCTGTTTTCAGATGTTTATATTGGATAATTACCCTGTTCCTTTGAGAGACACATTATCATTAGTTTGGGCAGCTATGTTGATTAGGAGGTATATTTTCCCTGACAGATCCTAAATAACTATATCTAGTTAATTAGTCCTGAtctttttgagtatgtgtgttggcatatcccagaatatggtTACTTTCTCATTCTGTGAGACCTTTTCTGGTATATTCCTATACTATTTATTGCCTGTTGGTATTTCATAGTTTGGTACCATTTCCAGTGTGTGTAAGTTCCAAATTTGTCTTGGTTGTGGCTGTATTATTTCTCAATTGGCCCAATAAAGACAATGTAGTTAATTGTTTCCTTCATGAAAGGAAAACAAGTATCTGAATCAATAGCAcagtgaacaaaatattttatggtatttaATTGTGCTCCTTTACTTTCCGTATTCAACTCCTGATGTCAGCTTAGCCTGCTATCCtaccaaggttgataaaataagtaccagtaaagtattgggatcaattaaattgtttattccTTCCAAATCAGTAGACTTGTCACAAATTAGTATCAGGcaaaaaataccttgcagtatttgtttcagctctttaaattctaagttcaagtctcagcaaaatcaactttgcctctcatccttcagTGGTTGGTAAAATAATgtatcaagaagaaaaaagactttAGTCTATGTAATCAACTGTTCCCTTCCTCTCAAAACTTCTAGTTTTGTGCCTATGtttgaagttattattatcaacatcattaccattgtttactttttaaagGAATTTAGAATCTTAAAAATTGCAGTTCAAGTTTCTAAACAATTTTTGTAAACTCAATTATAACAATGAGTTCATGATCATATGTTATTTAGATCTAACTTACTTCCACGCCATTACATTATAATGATCTGGCTATGACAATATTGTTATCACAGGAAACAGTGTTAATCACAGGAAACAAATTTAAGGAGTCCAAAATTCATAATTccaatataattaactaaaacaATACTAAACTATTTCTTTTGAGACATTTGATTTCATAAAgtcaatatataaagataaaatagttTCAGTTACAATATTagcttttcattttgcttttttctaaTGTTACTTAATCAACCAATAAAGATCAATGTTCAGCTAGTTTGAGTTTGATATTGGACATTAGATATTTAAGATATGTGAATGATTCCATACAATTTCATCTCATCtcaaaatgtgaatatatatatatatatatatatataatccacaaaAACAGGAAATGCTAGAAAATATTAGCaacatgttttctattttatgCTTAACAGAAAactttaaaagataataaaattaatgacattttgtttctatttttaggtatGTCCTAAATTTCATGCGGACTTCCAAACTGTTGCTTCCAAATGGTTTCAGAGAACTGTTGATGTTGAAAGAAGAAGCTGACTACTTTGAAATAGATTCCCTACTACAGCGAATTGAAACCTTAGACCAAAATCGCAAAAAACATTGCAGATCAAGAAGAAAAAAGTCTTTTCATTCCTCTCTTGAAGTTCTAAATCTAAATCGAAGTGATTTTGAATTAATTGGTGATAGTGAGTGGTGGGAAGGTTAGAAAATGTGcctaaaaaatttacaaaatcaaaagtatCTTCCCACTATTGTTTAACCTTTTCAAATGCAgaaaaattcttcataattttttgcAGCCCTTCCAGAAGAATTATTcatattgaattaatatttttgggTTCCATATCATTATGGTAAAAGGcagttagatataaaaaaaaattaacatgagacaaaaataacatatataatcattattcattaaaatgcaaaaatttacaaaacaaaaattgcCCTAATGTTTGAGATATGAAGTAACATTTGTTTGAATGAGTGACACCAAGTatcaactgtatgtatgtgtgtataattacagtAGAAACATTGGATGTGAATGTATGATGATACTGAGATATAATGAGCTgtagacattcatatacataaaagtTTTTTCATATGAAGTCGTTAGAAGTTATCTGTTATAATGTATtgcttttatacattatatacaaaattctataaaacaaaatacatgccAAAATCTGGCATAAAAGAGTTAGTTGATGCaatttatcaaatttcattttattttttcataagaCAACCTGACTGTACAGGCAATACATTTTGCAATGATTaggcaatatataaaaaaaattaagttgacTTACAAGTACATGAATTTTCAATTGTTAAGTAAAAACTCTTACACATACTAATATGCCTGCATTCAACTTTTTAACATTAATGCAAGTATttcccttattcttgtatattaagTCAATAATAGTGAATGACCAAATTTACCTTGACCAGATTGAGTTTGAAAAATTTGAAGTCTATAATTTCCATTAGTTATATGAGCCAATGTCTACATGAGTgctacatataagatatatatctaGGAATTCAGTTATATCAACTATTGTCTATAATACGTCATTAATACAAACCATCCCTACAAGATGTTTCTGTGAAACACACAATTTATATCACAATTTATATCTCGGTGGTTATTTTGGACTtactgaatgattttttttttatatatatttcagtgtacatttttatataatcttttattatatGTAGTCTTTGActcaactctctctttctatatacatatatgattaacaacgaatttttgtgtgtattcaacttaaattgatattgaaaaaattagaatttaaaccttctttcattttaatgcagactatctttcaaatattttattcatacattatatactCATTTAATATGTATCTTGGAACTATACTCATATAATATTACGTTTTTTAATACTTATCTTGTTGAAGTAAAGAATTGAGAATTCTGATTTATTACTTTGTATAGATGGTATATTCATATTTGATACTTATATTAAAGAGTACTTGGTAAGATATCAGAGATAtttttggcaatatatatatatatatatatatataNNNNNNNNNNNNNNNNNNNNNNNNNNNNNNNNNNNNNNNNNNNNNNNNNNNNNNNNNNNNNNNNNNNNNNNNNNNNNNNNNNNNNNNNNNNNNNNNNNNNNNNNNNNNNNNNNNNNNNNNNNNNNNNNNNNNNNNNNNNNNNNNNNNNNNNNNNNNNNNNNNNNNNNNNNNNNNNNNNNNNNNNNNNNNNNNNNNNNNNNNNNNNNNNNNNNNNNNNNNNNNNNNNNNNNNNNNNNNNNNNNNNNNNNNNNNNNNNNNNNNNNNNNNNNNNNNNNNNNNNNNNNNNNNNNNNNNNNNNNNNNNNNNNNNNNNNNNNNNNNNNNNNNNNNNNNNNNNNNNNNNNNNNNNNNNNNNNNNNNNNNNNNNNNNNNNNNNNNNNNNNNNNNNNNNNNNNNNNNNNNNNNNNNNNNNNNNNNNNNNNNNNNNNNNNNNNNNNNNNNNNNNNNNNNNNNNNNNNNNNNNNNNNNNNNNNNNNNNNNNNNNNNNNNNNNNNNNNNNNNNNNNNNNNNNNNNNNNNNNNNNNNNNNNNNNNNNNNNNNNNNNNNNNNNNNNNNNNNNNNNNNNNNNNNNNNNNNNNNNNNNNNNNNNNNNNNNNNNNNNNNNNNNNNNNNNNNNNNNNNNNNNNNNNNNNNNNNNNNNNNNNNNNNNNNNNNNNNNNNNNNNNNNNNNNNNNNNNNNNNNNNNNNNNNNNNNNNNNNNNNNNNNNNNNNNNNNNNNNNNNNNNNNNNNNNNNNNNNNNNNNNNNNNNNNNNNNNNNNNNNNNNNNNNNNNNNNNNNNNNNNNNNNNNNNNNNNNNNNNNNNNNNNNNNNNNNNNNNNNNNNNNNNNNNNNNNNNNNNNNNNNNNNNNNNNNNNNNNNNNNNNNNNNNNNNNNNNNNNNNNNNNNNNNNNNNNNNNNNNNNNNNNNNNNNNNNNNNNNNNNNNNNNNNNNNNNNNNNNNNNNNNNNNNNNNNNNNNNNNNNNNNNNNNNNNNNNNNNNNNNNNNNNNNNNNNNNNNNNNNNNNNNNNNNNNNNNNNNNNNNNNNNNNNNNNNNNNNNNNNNNNNNNNNNNNNNNNNNNNNNNNNNNNNNNNNNNNNNNNNNNNNNNNNNNNNNNNNNNNNNNNNNNNNNNNNNNNNNNNNNNNNNNNNNNNNNNNNNNNNNNNNNNNNNNNNNNNNNNNNNNNNNNNNNNNNNNNNNNNNNNNNNNNNNNNNNNNNNNNNNNNNNNNNNNNNNNNNNNNNNNNNNNNNNNNNNNNNNNNNNNNNNNNNNNNNNNNNNNNNNNNNNNNNNNNNNNNNNNNNNNNNNNNNNNNNNNNNNNNNNNNNNNNNNNNNNNNNNNNNNNNNNNNNNNNNNNNNNNNNNNNNNNNNNNNNNNNNNNNNNNNNNNNNNNNNNNNNNNNNNNNNNNNNNNNNNNNNNNNNNNNNNNNNNNTTCTATgttatgtatttttgcatttaccAACCAGCAATTTATTTAGATCATCTTGTACAATGTAGCAGTCAGCTCATAAAAGAATTAATCTTTTACAATACATTTAGTAGGTTCTAAGTAAGTCTACTCCGTTTTAGaatttgtattttccttttcgAGACCCAGAACCTAGCTCACAGCAGAATGTAATGGAGAGAGGCAATCAAGTATAAGATGTCTAACTTATGCCAATAtaagcaaaaaattttttttctaaatgataCCCATGTATATGTAGAGATGTTTTATACACTTACATTGTTGTAACCAAAATCTGGGTCTTTGGTTCTATTTGTATCACATTTCTAgtaataatgtaaattaattaccTCCATAGGTCCTTATTACCTAAAAGCAGATTTATCTATGCTTTTGTATACTTGTAGTGGAGTTGACTCTGTTGCAACAATTTGGACCAAGTCTCTTATTTGAGGATAATTCGAAATCTTGGTTTGTTCCTTCCTATTGCAGCAATCCTTGTGTTAAAAAAACTCAAGGCTGCCATACTTTCATCtttaagtcattaaaaaaaatataccagatgcacacataaaaaacatacatgcaaatacacatagaaATTATAAACTTAGCAATTAAACTAGATTCAGTGCTTCAAATATAAAATCTAATTTAACTGAATCTAGTATATACAGATTcttgtatttgtatgttatagtaaattttctttaaaaataaatttcatccaTTTTGTCAGGAATATTTCTGTTCTATTAAATGCAAATTGATATTCAACCACAAAATCTGCCAGTTTACTTATACTATTCTTTAGGTTTGCAGTTATATTAAAGAACCTATgtttattaacaaaaatattctcatttgaattttatttagaaCTTGACAGAAACAGCCTGGAACCTTTATGGTATTGTTAAACATACAATTTTAAATAATACTgaggaatatataaaaattgaaaggaaatttTACTCACTATC from Octopus bimaculoides isolate UCB-OBI-ISO-001 chromosome 5, ASM119413v2, whole genome shotgun sequence carries:
- the LOC106867891 gene encoding BTB/POZ domain-containing protein KCTD6; the encoded protein is MADRRIVKLNVGGMFYTTTRETLLSQPDTLFYEILSKESNWPRDERGSYFVDRDGHLFRYVLNFMRTSKLLLPNGFRELLMLKEEADYFEIDSLLQRIETLDQNRKKHCRSRRKKSFHSSLEVLNLNRSDFELIGDSEWWEG